The region GCACCACTGATCAATGGGTGGCCAGCTCAGCTGCagagaaatgcatttttgtgCAGGTTCTCTATCACGCTTGTCAAAACTACTGGGGGGCCAAGCTCGCCCAAGCCAACCCAGCGTCCCCCGGAGACCAGAAGACACCAGGAGCTCCGGAGAACAAGAAGAGCCCTGGTGCTCCAAGCCAAACTAGCTTTGTCAACTGTCAGCAAAAGCTAATGGGAGGTGAGCGGGCTGAGAACGACTGTATTGGCCTCTCTGTAGAATGAATGTGTATGGAGATCCTAAGAACTGTACCAAAACAAAgccctgttttcttttctctttttttctccatattttaGATGCCTGTTCTGTTAATATGGTCATCTATCGATGCAAGATTTTTTTGAGCAGAATGAAAAACAGTTTGACTGCAAACCAGGGTCGGCCTCGGCGTGAAGGTGAgtaggattgtgtgtgtgtgtgtgtgttttccaaatTCATTGTGAATTTAtaccatatataatttttaccatTTATACCAACGTTCAAACTGAATAATGGTGTGACcatcaagtaaaaaaacaaaacattttatttaatatcttgAAATCATGTATAAAATGTGTGTggattttaatgaatattttattattgttttaataaaacaaaaaacataattttttttattgtatatattttaattttttaaataaattgtacattATGTTAAACATAATACACAATTATCGTGatttttatgtatacataatataaCTTGGTAGACAAACATTCTtgatctttattattattgttattattatttatttattaaatatttattttcagcaagaatttaaataataattataataatattaataataataataatgttattattattattttcaacaatACTTGttgaaatacaatacaatatttttataataataatagtaataataataatatttactctTTTATActcaaaaatctaaaaaatatattatattattatttatattcaaccgtacttactttataataataataataataatttctccttttatgttctaaaaaaaaataattatattttttcaacAATACTTATTTTGACAACAGTAATAATTTTACACTcccagttaaataaaaaataataatcattattatttattttcaacaattactttaataataattataataatagtaataatcataataataattatgaatattattatattttctctttttattctcaaaaaaaaaaaaaaaagaattaattcagaaataaaaagCCTAACGTTGAACGTTGAagacatgtatttaaaatatatgaattgcagtttaaatatgtatatatatatatatatatatatatatatatatatatatatatatatatatatatatatatatatatatatatatatatttttttttttttttttttttttttttttttttacaattattagaaaacaaataaacattatttcatCAACCCCTAGACAGTGTATTAGATCgtatttaatgcatcttttaggCAATGGCGTTCATTTCCATCCTGTCCTGTCTGTGTAGCTGTGTGGGTCAGTTCAGTCAGGGTCCAGGCAGGAAGAGAGGGTGCTTTGTGGGCCCCGTCGGCGGGTGGTTGTTTGTAGTGCTCTGATAGATCTCTCAGCAGTGGCAGAGAATGGTCCCATTGCAAAGAGGGTCTGATTAGTTCAGAGGCCACTTTGTTCTGATGAAGGCATGCGCAGGGACACAAAGACAGGCGTTGAGGAGGAGGGAGAGGAGCGGAGATGAGAGTAGTGGCACCAGCCTTCACGGCGGATCATGGATGAATAGTGTGTAATGAATGGGAGAGGTGCCAAGCTGCCCTGGAGCCACCAGCCCACACACCTCAACCCTAGTCATAGACTCTCATGGCTGTTTCTTCACTATTAATTCAACTAGTTTCAAGTGTATATAATGGCAATCCATAAACAAAAGCTGCTGCTCTCTGTCATTTTCTGTGGTGTCCTTTCATGTTCATTAAATGACGTGAGCGCATTATTAAATCAAAAGGTTAGAAACATAGACCCTCGTCTGGTGCTCGCATGTGTTTCTGAATTATTCCCCAGCAGCAGCTGTTAAAGCGtccaggagcaggagcaggagcagccCGTCTCCTCCAGCGGTGAGGAAGATGGGGAACGTGATGCGGAGGGCCAGTCAGGTCCTGAGTGAACGCGGGGAGCGTCTGACCATAAAACCTGCCACTTGATGCACAGGGCCACGCTCAGAAGGTGAGCTGAGCAGAGCACACATCTACTCTGATTTACTCCAAATTAACCGATTAAGCTTCATGAAACTACACAAAGTCAGAAACAACcagtgttataatataatataatataatataatataatataatataatataatataatataatataatataatataatataatatgtgaccttagaccacaaaaccagtcttaagtcactgggg is a window of Carassius auratus strain Wakin chromosome 45, ASM336829v1, whole genome shotgun sequence DNA encoding:
- the LOC113063002 gene encoding syntaxin-binding protein 6-like isoform X2, giving the protein MNIQSAISREIFVPRDEKLLVAIEVMRRMKNKRLSFLRAGRKRDYLTYLCLSVTNSRPAQVLITKVKRYRGTRQFAKRSQWSVEQLRQVNGINPDKDTPEFDLVFDRTTDQWVASSAAEKCIFVQVLYHACQNYWGAKLAQANPASPGDQKTPGAPENKKSPGAPSQTSFVNCQQKLMGDACSVNMVIYRCKIFLSRMKNSLTANQGRPRREAAVKASRSRSRSSPSPPAVRKMGNVMRRASQVLSERGERLTIKPAT
- the LOC113063002 gene encoding syntaxin-binding protein 6-like isoform X1, translated to MNIQSAISREIFVPRDEKLLVAIEVMRRMKNKRLSFLRAGRKRDYLTYLCLSVTNSRPAQVLITKVKRYRGTRQFAKRSQWSVEQLRQVNGINPDKDTPEFDLVFDRTTDQWVASSAAEKCIFVQVLYHACQNYWGAKLAQANPASPGDQKTPGAPENKKSPGAPSQTSFVNCQQKLMGDACSVNMVIYRCKIFLSRMKNSLTANQGRPRREAAAVKASRSRSRSSPSPPAVRKMGNVMRRASQVLSERGERLTIKPAT